The following is a genomic window from Synergistaceae bacterium.
AATGAAAAAAGCATTGATCGTTTTGTTGCTCGCAGCCCTGGTGGGCCCGGCACTCGTTGCCCAGGCCTCCACGGAAGCCAAGCCCGTCGAACTGGTCTACAC
Proteins encoded in this region:
- a CDS encoding C4-dicarboxylate ABC transporter substrate-binding protein, with the translated sequence MKKALIVLLLAALVGPALVAQASTEAKPVELVYT